The window TGAGCCATCAAAAAACTGAAAATGGATTTACTATCGAAAAACATTGAGTCATTTTTATCCAAGGAAGGGAAATCACTAGATCAATTATTGGATTATTATAAGGTAAAAAGAATTGATGAACTGAAATTGGCAGAATTAAAGCTTTTCTGTTCTGAACATGATCTGAATTTCACCAATATGTTAACTCGCCCAATGTTTGTAGATAAATCAAAACTAAAAAACATTAAGTTATTGATTTTAGATGTTGATGGTGTGATGACTGATACTGGAATGTATTTTTCAGAAAGTGGAGATCAGTTTAAAAAGTACAATGCAAAGGATGGCATGGCTATTAAAGCACTTCCCAAATTTGGAATTCAAACTGGGATAATCTCATCTGCTGTAAAAGTAAAAATGGTTAAAGCTAGAGCGGAGATGCTGAATATCAAAAATGTCTATGTGGGTGGTGATCCAAAAATTGAAGTTTTATCTGCCTGGTGTCAAAAAATGAATCTTAAATTATCAGAGGTTGCCATTATTGGTGATGATATCAACGATTTAGCAGTGATGAAAGCAGTGGGTTTTGCGGCCTGTCCTTCAGATGCTGTGCTGAAAGTGAAAGAGACTGTTGATTTAGTTTTGAATACTAAAGGGGGAAAAGGTTGTGTAAGAGAATTTATAGATTTTCATCTGTTAGATAAACCTGTAGAGTAGTTAATATACGATCAGTAATTTATTTAAAAACACATTTGGAGCATACTTCCCATTTATAAAATTCTACTTTACTTATATACTTTCCTTTCTACTTGAAATCAACTAATTTTGCATTTCAATTTAAAAAGCGGTTACAATGAATCTGCAACAAAGAGTTAATGCATTTAAAACATTAGGAGATAAGCTGAGAGCTTTAAGTGAAGCGGAACTGGATGAATGGTATTTTCGTGCTACAGCTCATAACAATTGGTTTACTCGTGAGAATGTAAAGCATGCCATTGAGGCCATATCTGAAATGTTGCAAAGTGAGAGTTTAGATCGCTGGACTCAAGAATATGATTTAGCTGATACCTCAGATAAAAAAGTAGCCATTATCATGGCAGGTAATATTCCACTAGTTGGATTTCATGATTTTTTATCCGTTTTGATTGCAGGCCATAAAGTCATTGCTAAAATAAGTTCACAGGATCCTTTTCTTATTAAAGAGATTACTTCATTGCTGATTGATTTAGAACCGGCTTTTGATTCAAAAATTGAGTTAACTCAAGATACAATTGGTGGTTTTGATGCTGTAATTGCTACCGGGAGTAATAATTCTGCTCGTTATTTTGAGCAGTATTTTGGTAAATATCCTAATATCATTCGTAAAAACAGATCATCAGTTGCGGTTTTAACTGGAGAAGAAACTGAAGAAGAAATCCAATCTTTTGGAAAAGATATCTTCCAGTATTACGGTTTAGGATGCCGAAATGTAAGCAAAATTTTCGCACCAGAAGGTTATGATTTTTCTCCTTTCATAAAGGCACTTGATGAATATAAATGGGTGGCTGATCATCATAAATGGGTGAATAATTATGATTATAACAAATCTATTTATTTAGTTAACGAAGAGCCTCATTTAGATTCAGGTTTCTTTTTGATGAAAGAGGATGAGTCTTTAGTGTCCCCGATCTCCGTGATTTTTTATGAATTTTATAAGGATCAAGCGGACTTGCAGAAGAAGTTAGATTCAAATCAAGAGCAAATTCAATGTGTTGTTGAGAAAGAAGGGGAAATAAAACCTGGAAATGCCCAATTACCAGAACTCTGGGATTATGCTGATGGAGTTGATACACTTAAGTTTTTAACTGAATTATAATTTTCTATGACTTTAGCATAAAACTAGTTCAAATTATTTACTGGATTTGTTCCTTATATTCTAGAAATGTATTTTCGAGAAAAACTCGAAATGTCATTCTCAAAGCAATATATTAAGCTAGTTGATCGCTTCTTACCATCACCTTTTGTCATCGCTCTTTTATTAAGTGCTATTACTTTTTTTCTTGCTTTGATTTTCACGGGAGAAGAGGGAGAAAATCTATTTCAGCAATCACAAAATATATTAGGCTTTTGGCAAAAAGGCTTTTGGGAGTTACTTGCCTTTACCATGCAAATGGTTTTGATTTTATTGCTGGGTCATACGCTTGCTTTAACTCCTTTCTTTTCTAATATCATAAAAAAAATAGCATCCGTACCTTCTAATACTTCTCAAGCAGCTTTTTTAATAAGTTTTTTTACCATAGTCATGAGTTTTTTAAATTGGGGTCTATGCTTAATTTTTGGAGCAATTTTAAGCCGAAAAATTGGAGAGAACTTTAATGCAGAAAATAAAAATTTCAATTATGGAATCTTAGGTGCTGCGGGCTATTCTGGCATGATGGTCTGGCATGGTGGATTATCGGCTTCTGCTCCATTAAAAGTGGCAGAGATGGGGCATTTTTTAGTCGATAAAATTGGAGTTATAAGTATATCTGAGACTCTATTTTCTAGCATGAATATTGTGATTAGCATCGTGCTATTGATTTTCATACCAGGTCTTTTTTATTTTTTAGGCCGAATTTTTAGTTCAAATACTGATTATAGTAAGCTGCTAAAACCTTCCAATAAGGAAGAAGCTCAAATAGATAATTCAGCTAGTGAAAATAAGGCATGGATTGCCTATTTATTATCGGGTATAATGGTATTAAGTGCCTCTTTCTATGCTTTTGATAAATGGAATACAAATGAATCAATAGTGGATTTAAATTTCATCAATTTTCTATTATTAAGTTTTGGTATCTTATTACATGGAAGCTTAGCAAAGTTTATGAGAGCAGTTAATTCTGGAATCACGGGCGTAAGTGGAATTGTTATTCAATTTCCTATATACTCCGGAATTATGGGAATTATGAAATACTCAGGTTTAGTGATTCTAATTTCTGATTTCTTCGTCTCCATCTCAACAGCGACAAGTTTCCCTATTTTAACTTTCTTTAGTGCTGGCTTGGTAAACTTTTTTGTCCCATCTGGAGGAGGCCAATGGGCGGTGCAAGGGCCTATTGTGGTAGAAGCAGCAAATGCATTAAATATTCCTATCTACAAAATTATCATGGCTTTAGCTTATGGTGATCAAATAACCAATATGTTGCAACCCTTTTGGGCCTTACCCTTATTAGGAATTACGCAACTGAAAGCAAAAGACATATTACCTTACAGCTTTTTCGCTTTATTATTTGGGGCTGTAATATTTATAATAGGCTTATTAATCTTTTAATGATTTAAATACGATTTATCATTGTATTTAATCAATTGGAACATACTAGCAGTATGCCTAATATGATAAAGAGCAAGATTTGAGTGTTCAAAAATATCCATGTTTGACAAAGGGTAATTGAATAATTGAGCCAATAATATTCTCATAGCTCGACCGTGCATGCAAATCAAAACCTTCTTTTCATCCTGTTTTTGCATGATGTAATTTATGGCCTCTAACTGCCTCATAGCTACCTGATCAGGTGATTCTCCACCTTCAACAGGTAGTGAAGTTTCACCTTGACTCCATTTTTCTAAAATGCTGTGGTAATATTTGTTTTCCTCTGGCGTAAAAGGTTGGCCTTCTCTGGTTCCCCAACTGATTTCATTTAGCCCTTCAAGCTTTTCGAATTCTAACCCTTTTTCAATAAATTTTCGAGTTGATTCTTCTGTTCTTTTTAGCTGTGAAATGTATAATTTATCAAACGGGAAATCACCGTAGGCTTTAAAGAATTCCTCAGCTTGTCTTCTTCCATTTTCATTTAAAGAAGCATCAACACCGCTACCTTGCACTATGCCTTTTAAGTTATAATCTGTCTGACCGTGGCGAACTATATATAAATCTTTAACCATATCTTATTAAGAAAGAGAAATCAATTTTAAGTTTTATTGTTTAAAATTGAATATGTATCCGTAATTTTCGGCTCGAAATTACAAAATCAAAGAAGCGAAATTGCTATGGATAGAAAATTTCTTCATAAACCTTCTGTTGAGGAGTTAAATAAATTAGGTAAAAATACAATTTCAGAAGTATTAGGCATGAGTTTTACTGAGGTAGGGGATAACTATCTGATTGCTAAAATGCCAGTTGATCACCGTACCCATCAGCCTTATGGTTTACTTCATGGTGGGGCTTCGGTTGTTTTGGCGGAAACCCTCGGTAGTGTAGCTGCTATGCTTATGGTAGATCAAGAAAAGTATTATTGCGTAGGTTTAGATATTAACGCAAATCACATAAGAGGGATTAAAGAGGGATGGGTATATGGCAAGACAACTCCTGTTCATGTGGGTAAAACAACTCAGGTTTGGCAGATAGAAATCACCAATGAGCGTGAACAAATGATATGCATAAGTCGTATTACAATGGCAGTAGTTAAAAAGTAGCGTTGGACAATTTTACTAAAGAAATAGAAAGTATAAAAATTAATACTGAAACTGCTATTGATCAGTTTCTAGCTTTTGCTCAAAAGAATAATGCAGCTGTTGCGATTTACAGACTGCCTAATGATTCTAGATTGCAAATAATATGTGATTTGGAAGGTGGTTCTATAGTAGAAGACTTTAATTTAGATGATTTATCCACTGGATTTTTGCTACATCCTTTTCAGGAAGGTGAAAAAAGTATAGTTCATTTTAATGCTGAAATTTTAGCAGAAATTAACATTCAGTCAAATCATCAAAATCATTCAAAATCCGAAATTAAATGGAATAATACTCCTGATGAGAGTTTAGTAAAGGAGATATTTGAAAATTCTGAGAAGTTTAATTTTTCATTGCTCCAACATAATGGTATTTCAGATTCTATTTCTTCTGAAGGCTACATATCAATGGTCGAAAATGCTATTAAAGAAATAAAGAACAATACATTCTATAAAGTTGTCCCAGCAAAGACTAAGAATATAGAATATAATAATTCTATTGATTTAGGTAAGGCATTTTTGAAGGCAGCTCACAAATATCCTAATGCATTCGTTAGTTTGACTTTTTCAGAAAATACTGGTTTATGGTTTGGTGCTAGCCCTGAAACCTTAATAGAGGAAAAGAAAGGCGATTATTTTAAAACAATGGCTTTAGCGGGAACCCAAGCTATTGAAGATAAAAGTATAGCAGAAACTACCTGGACCCAAAAAGAAATTGAAGAGCAAGCTTATGTTTCGCGTTACATAATCAACTGCTTTAAAAAAATCAGGTTGAGAGATTTTGATGAATTGGGACCGAAGACCGTTCAGGCCGGTAATCTTTTACATTTAAAAACCACATTTAAGGTAGATACCAAATCAGTTCATTTTCCAGAGTTGGGTTCCGTAATGTTGAAGCTTTTACATCCTACGTCAGCAGTATGCGGTATGCCTAAAGATACTTCGTTGAAATTTATATTGGAAAAGGAAAAGCATGACAGAGCGTATTTTAGTGGGTTTCTTGGACCAATTCATTTAAATGAAATGAGTCATCTTTTTGTGAATTTAAGATGCTGCCAGATCGATAATGAAAAAGTAACTTTTTATGCTGGTGCTGGGATTACTGAAGACTCAAAGCCAGACAAAGAGTGGCATGAAACCGAAATGAAATGTAAAGTATTATCTGCAGTAGTATTCGGTAATTAAAATTTATTGAACTTATTTTTATTAAATCCGTAACTTATCCTTATTTTTAATGCATTAATCGAGTATTAATTTAAGTTAATCGAACCAAAGAATAATGAGTGGGAAAGCAAGCGGAAAAATCAATCCATTAATTAGCCAAACATTTTCAACCTTATTAAGCTGCCAACAAAAGATGTCATATGAAATTTCCAGGGAAATGAAATCCTATGGAATTACTCGTCAGCAATATGAGGTTTTAAAAATACTAGATGAGAATTCTGATGATTCAATGAATTTGAACAAAGTAAAAAGTCATCTGAGAGAAAATGTTCCTGATATTTCAAGAATTGTCCAAAGACTAGTTGAAAAGAAATTAATA is drawn from Marivirga arenosa and contains these coding sequences:
- a CDS encoding hotdog fold thioesterase, which encodes MDRKFLHKPSVEELNKLGKNTISEVLGMSFTEVGDNYLIAKMPVDHRTHQPYGLLHGGASVVLAETLGSVAAMLMVDQEKYYCVGLDINANHIRGIKEGWVYGKTTPVHVGKTTQVWQIEITNEREQMICISRITMAVVKK
- a CDS encoding histidine phosphatase family protein, translating into MVKDLYIVRHGQTDYNLKGIVQGSGVDASLNENGRRQAEEFFKAYGDFPFDKLYISQLKRTEESTRKFIEKGLEFEKLEGLNEISWGTREGQPFTPEENKYYHSILEKWSQGETSLPVEGGESPDQVAMRQLEAINYIMQKQDEKKVLICMHGRAMRILLAQLFNYPLSNMDIFEHSNLALYHIRHTASMFQLIKYNDKSYLNH
- a CDS encoding MarR family winged helix-turn-helix transcriptional regulator; protein product: MSGKASGKINPLISQTFSTLLSCQQKMSYEISREMKSYGITRQQYEVLKILDENSDDSMNLNKVKSHLRENVPDISRIVQRLVEKKLINRERLSSDKRNSSISINAEGIKALKEIEPVIKDKMDQFFGVLTSDELNELARIISKVNQTKS
- a CDS encoding KdsC family phosphatase, which encodes MDLLSKNIESFLSKEGKSLDQLLDYYKVKRIDELKLAELKLFCSEHDLNFTNMLTRPMFVDKSKLKNIKLLILDVDGVMTDTGMYFSESGDQFKKYNAKDGMAIKALPKFGIQTGIISSAVKVKMVKARAEMLNIKNVYVGGDPKIEVLSAWCQKMNLKLSEVAIIGDDINDLAVMKAVGFAACPSDAVLKVKETVDLVLNTKGGKGCVREFIDFHLLDKPVE
- a CDS encoding short-chain fatty acid transporter, whose amino-acid sequence is MSFSKQYIKLVDRFLPSPFVIALLLSAITFFLALIFTGEEGENLFQQSQNILGFWQKGFWELLAFTMQMVLILLLGHTLALTPFFSNIIKKIASVPSNTSQAAFLISFFTIVMSFLNWGLCLIFGAILSRKIGENFNAENKNFNYGILGAAGYSGMMVWHGGLSASAPLKVAEMGHFLVDKIGVISISETLFSSMNIVISIVLLIFIPGLFYFLGRIFSSNTDYSKLLKPSNKEEAQIDNSASENKAWIAYLLSGIMVLSASFYAFDKWNTNESIVDLNFINFLLLSFGILLHGSLAKFMRAVNSGITGVSGIVIQFPIYSGIMGIMKYSGLVILISDFFVSISTATSFPILTFFSAGLVNFFVPSGGGQWAVQGPIVVEAANALNIPIYKIIMALAYGDQITNMLQPFWALPLLGITQLKAKDILPYSFFALLFGAVIFIIGLLIF
- a CDS encoding chorismate-binding protein: MDNFTKEIESIKINTETAIDQFLAFAQKNNAAVAIYRLPNDSRLQIICDLEGGSIVEDFNLDDLSTGFLLHPFQEGEKSIVHFNAEILAEINIQSNHQNHSKSEIKWNNTPDESLVKEIFENSEKFNFSLLQHNGISDSISSEGYISMVENAIKEIKNNTFYKVVPAKTKNIEYNNSIDLGKAFLKAAHKYPNAFVSLTFSENTGLWFGASPETLIEEKKGDYFKTMALAGTQAIEDKSIAETTWTQKEIEEQAYVSRYIINCFKKIRLRDFDELGPKTVQAGNLLHLKTTFKVDTKSVHFPELGSVMLKLLHPTSAVCGMPKDTSLKFILEKEKHDRAYFSGFLGPIHLNEMSHLFVNLRCCQIDNEKVTFYAGAGITEDSKPDKEWHETEMKCKVLSAVVFGN
- a CDS encoding acyl-CoA reductase, producing MNLQQRVNAFKTLGDKLRALSEAELDEWYFRATAHNNWFTRENVKHAIEAISEMLQSESLDRWTQEYDLADTSDKKVAIIMAGNIPLVGFHDFLSVLIAGHKVIAKISSQDPFLIKEITSLLIDLEPAFDSKIELTQDTIGGFDAVIATGSNNSARYFEQYFGKYPNIIRKNRSSVAVLTGEETEEEIQSFGKDIFQYYGLGCRNVSKIFAPEGYDFSPFIKALDEYKWVADHHKWVNNYDYNKSIYLVNEEPHLDSGFFLMKEDESLVSPISVIFYEFYKDQADLQKKLDSNQEQIQCVVEKEGEIKPGNAQLPELWDYADGVDTLKFLTEL